A region of uncultured Carboxylicivirga sp. DNA encodes the following proteins:
- a CDS encoding Lrp/AsnC family transcriptional regulator, producing MKKEKFSSSQLDDTDKKLLALLQKDAKMTTKQLAYHLNLSITPVFERIKRLERTGVIEKYVAIINKEKVGKELIAFCNVSLKEHSHDVIRDFEASISQLPEVMECHHIAGQFDYTLKVITENMETYHHFVYNKLSSVNNVGNVQSSFVMREIKTGTELHLD from the coding sequence ATGAAGAAAGAAAAATTTTCGTCTTCACAACTGGATGATACTGATAAAAAGCTTTTAGCATTGCTACAGAAAGATGCCAAAATGACGACCAAACAATTGGCTTATCATTTAAATTTAAGTATCACACCTGTATTTGAACGGATTAAACGGCTGGAACGAACCGGAGTAATAGAGAAATACGTTGCCATCATTAATAAAGAAAAAGTTGGCAAGGAATTAATTGCATTCTGTAATGTTTCATTAAAAGAGCATTCGCACGATGTTATACGAGATTTTGAAGCGAGCATCAGTCAATTACCTGAAGTAATGGAGTGCCATCATATAGCCGGTCAATTCGATTACACGTTAAAGGTAATAACTGAAAACATGGAAACGTATCATCACTTTGTATACAACAAACTGTCGTCTGTTAACAATGTTGGAAACGTACAAAGCTCTTTTGTGATGAGAGAAATTAAGACCGGCACTGAATTGCACCTTGATTAG
- a CDS encoding cystathionine gamma-synthase family protein, which produces MKKGNLQPESLMMSLGYNAHEHQGAAKCPIYQTSTFVFNSCEEGKAFFELAYGLREKKDGEEMGMIYSRLDHPNMNILEKRLAAWDEAEAGAFFSSGMAAISTTILTFVKPGDILLFSSPVYGGTDHFIHHVLPQFNIAAVGFVKGEKEETIIERVEKAYPGRRPSMIYVETPGNPTNSLIDIEMVSRIAGYFSTKDKKCVFAVDNTFLGPVFQHPLKFGADLVIYSATKFIGGHSDVIAGACTGSNQLITQIKGMRTFFGSQLDPNSSWLLQRSLETVKVRMEAQAKSAQIIAKYLKNHPLVEKIHYLGFLENDSDLKDIFDRQCLSTGSMIAFDIAGGEKEAFLFLNSLKLFKLAVSLGSTESLAEHPATMTHVDVSPEDRLKLGISPSLVRLSIGLENPQDLIDQIENAFEVVKKANSSAVC; this is translated from the coding sequence ATGAAAAAAGGTAATTTACAACCGGAAAGTTTGATGATGAGTTTGGGCTATAATGCTCATGAACATCAGGGAGCTGCCAAATGTCCAATTTATCAGACATCAACATTTGTTTTCAATAGTTGTGAAGAAGGAAAGGCCTTTTTTGAACTGGCTTATGGTCTTCGTGAGAAAAAGGATGGTGAAGAAATGGGTATGATATATTCCCGCCTGGATCATCCTAATATGAATATTCTTGAAAAAAGGTTGGCTGCCTGGGACGAAGCAGAGGCAGGAGCTTTCTTTTCAAGCGGTATGGCAGCCATTTCAACAACCATTCTGACTTTTGTTAAGCCTGGTGATATACTTTTGTTTTCATCACCTGTTTACGGTGGTACAGATCATTTTATTCATCATGTACTGCCTCAGTTTAATATTGCAGCAGTTGGATTTGTAAAAGGTGAAAAAGAAGAAACTATTATTGAACGGGTAGAAAAGGCTTACCCCGGTAGGCGACCATCAATGATTTATGTTGAAACACCCGGGAATCCTACTAACTCATTAATTGATATTGAAATGGTTTCGCGCATTGCGGGCTATTTCAGTACGAAGGATAAGAAATGTGTTTTTGCCGTAGATAATACATTCTTAGGACCTGTTTTTCAGCATCCGCTTAAATTCGGGGCTGATTTGGTAATCTACTCGGCAACAAAATTTATCGGAGGTCACAGTGATGTTATTGCAGGAGCCTGCACTGGATCAAACCAACTAATTACCCAGATTAAGGGGATGCGTACTTTCTTCGGAAGTCAGTTGGATCCTAACTCAAGCTGGTTGCTTCAACGAAGCCTGGAAACAGTAAAAGTAAGGATGGAAGCCCAGGCGAAAAGTGCACAAATAATTGCAAAATATTTAAAGAATCATCCATTGGTCGAAAAAATACACTATCTTGGCTTTCTGGAAAATGATTCTGATTTAAAGGATATCTTCGATCGGCAATGCCTTTCAACCGGTTCGATGATTGCTTTTGATATTGCTGGTGGCGAGAAAGAGGCTTTTTTGTTTTTGAATAGCCTGAAATTATTTAAATTAGCAGTTAGTTTAGGATCAACCGAAAGCTTGGCAGAGCATCCTGCAACAATGACGCACGTAGACGTATCACCGGAAGACAGGTTGAAATTAGGTATTTCTCCATCACTGGTCAGACTAAGTATAGGACTGGAAAATCCACAGGATTTGATAGATCAAATAGAAAACGCCTTTGAAGTGGTTAAAAAGGCGAATAGTTCGGCCGTTTGTTAA
- a CDS encoding V-type ATP synthase subunit A translates to MKDINKKRTGNLISIQDSLVKARFFDDVIMGETAEIFVDGKYLQAEVLQIQPDPKNPDAGIVEMQVFEDLTGAKIGDEVVFKGTPLSVLLGPGLLTSVWDGLQNPLYKLSEEDAYLRPGMNAPALDEEVLWDFTPCVKVGDTVSGGDVIGNVPEGKVDHKILVPFSFGPCTVESIVEKCSLNITQQVAVVVDQVGNKHELKLAFRQPVKLPIPFKNRAIPSKPISTGTRVIDLLAPVGYGGTVGNPGPFGAGKTVLQHSLCKYAVADIIVMAACGERAGEAVEVFKEFAELEDPTTGESLMKRMCIFGNTSSMPVAAREASVFIALTVGEYYRYQGKKVVMLADSTSRWAQALRERSGRQGDIPGPEAFPMDIPDQIKGMYQRAGEDLGTGGSLTFIGTVSPAGGNFQEPVTQATMDATGGFWGLSQDRADAKKYPAIDPLVYTTSVYDGFVSWADRKKMLSTLNDTNDIDQTISTIGLKKVPVSNYIQFQKGLTIDFCVMQQDAFDKVDACTRPERLAVLNEAVQSLIDNDIAFDAGEMDDEQLKELIKQKFDELRQWWREWNYSATTEEQLAQLPKAINKFILQEEYAV, encoded by the coding sequence ATGAAGGATATCAATAAAAAGAGGACAGGAAACCTGATTTCCATCCAGGATTCGTTGGTGAAAGCCCGATTCTTTGATGATGTGATAATGGGGGAGACTGCAGAAATTTTCGTTGACGGAAAATACCTCCAGGCCGAGGTATTGCAGATTCAGCCTGATCCTAAAAACCCTGATGCAGGTATTGTTGAAATGCAGGTTTTTGAAGATTTGACCGGAGCCAAAATTGGTGATGAGGTGGTGTTTAAAGGTACTCCTTTATCCGTTTTGTTAGGACCCGGACTTTTAACCAGTGTTTGGGATGGACTGCAAAATCCATTATACAAACTTAGTGAAGAGGATGCTTACCTAAGACCTGGAATGAATGCTCCTGCTTTGGATGAGGAGGTCTTATGGGACTTTACTCCATGTGTAAAGGTAGGCGACACTGTTTCAGGTGGAGATGTGATCGGAAATGTTCCTGAAGGAAAAGTAGATCACAAAATCTTAGTGCCTTTTAGTTTTGGTCCTTGCACTGTTGAAAGTATAGTTGAAAAATGTTCATTAAACATTACTCAACAGGTAGCAGTTGTTGTTGATCAGGTGGGTAACAAGCATGAACTGAAGTTAGCTTTTCGTCAGCCTGTAAAATTGCCTATTCCTTTTAAAAACCGAGCAATTCCAAGTAAACCTATTTCAACAGGTACGCGTGTAATTGATTTATTGGCTCCAGTTGGATATGGAGGTACAGTTGGAAATCCAGGTCCGTTTGGTGCTGGTAAAACTGTATTACAGCACTCTTTATGTAAATATGCTGTTGCCGATATTATTGTAATGGCGGCTTGTGGTGAGCGTGCCGGTGAGGCCGTTGAGGTATTTAAAGAGTTTGCTGAGTTGGAAGATCCTACTACTGGTGAGTCGTTGATGAAAAGGATGTGTATTTTTGGTAATACCAGTTCTATGCCGGTTGCCGCTCGTGAAGCATCCGTTTTTATTGCTTTAACCGTTGGTGAGTATTATCGTTATCAGGGTAAAAAAGTAGTGATGCTGGCTGATTCAACATCCCGTTGGGCGCAGGCCTTACGCGAGCGAAGTGGTCGTCAGGGAGATATTCCGGGACCAGAAGCATTTCCAATGGATATACCTGACCAGATTAAAGGTATGTATCAACGTGCCGGAGAAGATTTAGGAACAGGTGGATCATTAACTTTTATTGGTACCGTATCGCCGGCAGGTGGTAACTTTCAGGAGCCCGTTACGCAGGCTACCATGGATGCCACAGGAGGTTTCTGGGGATTATCACAGGATCGTGCAGATGCTAAAAAATATCCTGCAATTGACCCATTGGTATATACAACTTCGGTTTATGATGGCTTCGTTTCGTGGGCTGATCGCAAGAAGATGTTAAGTACATTGAATGATACCAATGATATCGATCAGACCATTAGTACTATTGGTCTTAAAAAGGTTCCGGTTTCAAATTATATACAGTTCCAAAAAGGTCTTACCATCGACTTTTGTGTGATGCAGCAAGATGCTTTTGATAAGGTTGATGCTTGTACTCGTCCTGAACGTTTGGCAGTACTTAATGAAGCCGTTCAAAGTTTGATTGATAATGATATTGCTTTTGACGCTGGTGAAATGGATGATGAGCAGTTGAAAGAATTAATCAAACAAAAATTTGATGAGCTCCGTCAGTGGTGGCGCGAATGGAATTACTCAGCCACAACGGAAGAACAATTGGCACAGTTACCAAAGGCAATCAACAAATTTATTTTACAGGAGGAATACGCCGTATGA
- a CDS encoding V-type ATP synthase subunit B — MELLSHNGRTIGTVTKGNQQIYFTGGIRRMIRKEINKISEVGKALISVEGNPGVALNHVVELLEADSGQSLSFAKAINITENSTRFQVFNGTAGLSTRTKIRMHEIPLTAGFSTKMLGRSFDGSGAVADGGPEVIFEKQVSTRLDTLNPTVRNVPKQPLWTGIPMIDVFNTLVKSQKIPIFAGPTEPYNRLLSQIAQGAQADVIIFAGIGLKFDEYQYFKEQLSQSGNIDKTIMFTHLAGDSQIKGLMLPDVALSVAREFGDQGKDVLVLLTDMTNWSNILRNVANYQDMIPSLQGYPGSLYSELAKRYEVAADIEGAGSITIIGATTLESLEDPVPDNTGYITEGQFFLENGKLKLARSLSRLKQGVNGKTRSDHRAIMTAMASLLADAEKAYEASEVGAANDAYSQKLLRYRTDFISNIEEPFGEPIGLEAALDKCWSILKRHFDPTETGLSKKLIEEYWDKN, encoded by the coding sequence ATGGAATTACTCAGCCACAACGGAAGAACAATTGGCACAGTTACCAAAGGCAATCAACAAATTTATTTTACAGGAGGAATACGCCGTATGATAAGGAAGGAAATTAATAAAATAAGTGAGGTAGGTAAAGCACTTATCTCTGTGGAAGGTAACCCTGGTGTTGCGTTAAATCATGTGGTAGAACTTCTGGAGGCTGATTCTGGGCAGAGCTTATCTTTTGCTAAAGCCATTAATATTACCGAAAATTCTACTAGATTCCAGGTGTTTAATGGAACTGCCGGATTAAGTACACGTACTAAAATACGGATGCATGAAATTCCGCTTACAGCTGGTTTTTCAACTAAGATGCTGGGACGTAGTTTTGATGGTTCGGGTGCAGTTGCCGATGGAGGACCTGAAGTGATTTTTGAGAAGCAGGTTTCGACCCGTTTAGATACGCTTAATCCAACAGTGCGTAATGTTCCAAAACAACCACTGTGGACAGGTATTCCAATGATTGATGTATTTAATACATTGGTTAAATCGCAGAAGATTCCAATTTTTGCAGGTCCTACCGAACCATATAACCGACTTTTATCGCAAATTGCACAAGGAGCTCAGGCTGATGTCATTATTTTTGCTGGTATAGGTTTGAAATTTGATGAATACCAGTATTTTAAAGAACAACTTTCACAATCAGGTAATATCGATAAAACCATCATGTTTACTCACCTTGCCGGTGATTCTCAGATTAAAGGACTGATGTTACCTGACGTAGCATTAAGTGTGGCTCGTGAGTTTGGTGATCAGGGTAAAGACGTTTTGGTATTGCTTACAGACATGACCAACTGGTCAAACATTCTTCGTAACGTTGCCAATTACCAGGATATGATTCCATCATTACAAGGTTATCCAGGATCATTGTACTCTGAATTAGCAAAACGATATGAGGTAGCTGCCGATATTGAAGGAGCTGGTTCAATCACAATTATCGGTGCAACTACATTAGAATCATTGGAAGATCCTGTTCCTGATAACACAGGTTATATTACCGAAGGTCAGTTCTTCCTTGAAAATGGTAAGCTGAAATTAGCTCGTTCGCTATCTCGTCTGAAACAAGGGGTGAATGGTAAAACTCGTAGTGACCACCGTGCTATTATGACAGCTATGGCTTCGTTATTGGCTGATGCTGAAAAAGCCTATGAAGCTTCTGAAGTTGGAGCTGCCAACGATGCTTACTCGCAAAAATTACTACGATACCGTACCGACTTCATCAGTAATATTGAGGAACCTTTTGGTGAGCCTATCGGATTGGAAGCAGCTTTGGATAAGTGTTGGTCAATACTTAAACGTCATTTCGATCCAACAGAAACAGGTTTGAGTAAAAAACTGATTGAAGAATATTGGGATAAGAACTAA
- a CDS encoding DUF2764 family protein yields MSNLVYLMCSLPSLSFGQVPPITMEEFTNDAKNQLSAKHFKKLEPVDIYQATDSEGKVGLKSIGIMLKEMQNDISEIRMAKAQKRTPGLQRLPQAIINANPLEREKLIMKWQWEELDTIQAGEVFTLTEVMIYKLRLQILNRLNSFDKEQGAKVLASVVNPPKKKEV; encoded by the coding sequence ATGTCGAACTTGGTTTATTTAATGTGTAGTTTGCCATCTTTGAGCTTTGGCCAGGTACCTCCAATTACCATGGAGGAGTTCACCAATGACGCCAAAAATCAATTGTCGGCAAAGCACTTTAAAAAACTCGAACCGGTCGATATATATCAGGCAACCGATTCGGAAGGGAAGGTTGGTTTAAAGAGCATTGGAATCATGTTGAAGGAAATGCAAAATGACATTTCTGAAATCAGAATGGCCAAAGCTCAAAAAAGAACCCCCGGTTTACAGCGACTTCCACAAGCTATTATTAATGCCAATCCATTAGAGCGCGAAAAGCTAATAATGAAATGGCAATGGGAAGAACTGGATACCATACAGGCAGGTGAAGTGTTTACGTTAACTGAGGTAATGATTTATAAACTGCGGTTGCAGATTCTAAACCGTTTGAACTCATTTGATAAAGAACAGGGAGCAAAAGTGTTGGCATCGGTTGTTAACCCACCTAAAAAGAAGGAGGTATAA
- a CDS encoding V-type ATP synthase subunit D yields the protein MAGAKIKYTKTERARQKKILKVSLRMLPLFEAMEKSLMSTINTIAERIEEIRQVIDKNNKAAEPWVAVMSDSHVDVASFISVNKVITRHIDVAGVRVDQYEGVDFNVKPIEEDTPLWVDDAIELMQEQLQLMAEIGCLEEQIRLLEEELLDVRARIKLFENRRIPNAKTAIRKIGQKLQDDERLTIATAKVVKTTQKEGVMV from the coding sequence ATGGCAGGAGCAAAAATAAAATACACAAAAACAGAGCGTGCCCGTCAGAAAAAAATTCTGAAGGTATCCTTACGAATGCTGCCATTGTTCGAGGCCATGGAAAAATCCTTAATGTCAACAATTAATACAATTGCTGAACGAATAGAGGAAATACGACAGGTTATTGACAAGAACAATAAAGCAGCTGAACCTTGGGTAGCTGTTATGAGTGATTCACATGTTGATGTTGCATCTTTTATATCGGTAAACAAAGTTATTACCAGGCATATTGATGTGGCTGGAGTACGCGTGGATCAATACGAAGGTGTAGATTTTAACGTGAAGCCCATTGAAGAGGATACTCCCTTATGGGTGGATGATGCGATTGAATTAATGCAGGAGCAATTACAATTGATGGCTGAGATTGGATGTTTGGAAGAACAGATTCGATTGCTTGAAGAAGAGCTTCTGGATGTACGTGCGCGAATTAAACTGTTTGAAAACCGACGAATACCGAATGCTAAAACAGCGATTCGTAAAATCGGTCAGAAATTGCAGGATGACGAGCGTCTGACAATTGCAACTGCTAAAGTTGTTAAAACTACACAAAAGGAAGGAGTGATGGTATGA